The DNA window GAAGGCGGCAACCGCGATCGACACCATGGCGGGGTTTTTCAGCGCACGCCGTCCGATGCGGATCACCGCCTCGATGACGATGGCAAGCACCGCCGCCTTCACCCCGAGGAACAGTGCCGCGACGAGCGGCATGTCGCCATAGAGCACGTAGAGACTACTCAAGACGAGCATGACGAGCGCGCCCGGTAGGACGAACAGGATGCCGGCGACAAGGCCACCGATCGTCCTGTGCAGCAGCCAGCCGATATAGATGGCGAGTTGCTGGGCTTCCGGGCCGGGCAGCAGCATGCAGTAATTCAGTGCATGCAGGAAACGCTGTTCACCGATCCAGCGTCGTTCCTCGACCAGTTCCTTGTGCATCAGCGCGATCTGCCCTGCCGGCCCGCCGAAGCTGAGCAGCCCGATCTCCGCCCAGACCTTCACGGCTTCGGCAAGGGTCGGTGCCGCCGGCGCTTCGGCGTTCCCCGACCTGTGTGCAGGCACAACGGCGCTCATGACGGTTTACCTGCACCGGGCCAATTGTGCGTTTCCTCGGTGGCATCACGGCACCAGCGGAAGAACGCATCGTAGAGCAGCATGCCTGCTTCCAGTTGCTCCAGATCGTCGCGAAACATCCGCGACAGGCCAAGCGAGGCAGCCAGAAAGCCGGCGGCCTGGGGCACCAGATCGAGACTTGCAGTGTCGGCCGCGCGCACAATCACCGCAAGGCGATCGAGTGCGGCGGATTCCAGGCCGAATTCCTCGATCATCGTATCGAAGGTGCAGCGTTCGCCACGATGGCTCCAGAACACGTTGTCGATGTCGAACGGCTCGGCCTGAAAGCGGTCGGCCACGGCAGGCACTTCGGCCGCCTCGACGAACAGGAAGACAGGGCGAGGATCGATGAAACGCCGGATCAGCCAGGGGCAGGCGATGCGGTCGACCTTGGGGCGGGCGCGCGTCACCCAGACCGTGCGGCCCTTTTCGTCGCGCGGCGGCAATTTGTCGGTGCGGACCAGAAGCGCGTCCGCATCGCGCCAGGCTTCGAAGCCACCTTCGAGGGTTTCGGCGGGAATCCCCCCGTGGCGCAGCCATGCGGCTACACCTTGCGAGAGTTTCCGGCCTTTCTGGCAGACCACCACCACGGGCTTGCCGGCGAAGTCGGATGCCCACGTCGAAACGGTTTTGAAATCGCGACGGACCGAGGCCGGCAGCAGGCGCGGATCGGCGTCGAAATCCTCATCAATGCGGACGTCGACGATTGCAGGCGCGCCCGGCAGGCCGACCAGCCGGGAGAGTTGCGATACGGTGATAGCGGTTGTTGACGGCATGGCGTCCACCTCCTGATAGAGAAGCCTGGACGCGAACGTTGGGCTGACGCCTCACGGGGTCGTCGCGATGCACCCCTTGGCGTGATCGTGGATTTGTTGGGCACGCTTGTCAAGGATGGTGACCGGTCTCGAACCACGGTCAGGACGCACAATGCCAAATGGAAGAACGGCTGGCGGCCTGATTGATCAAGCTGCCAGCCGTCGATCCGATGTCAGTGATTGTCCCCGGAGCAATCAATGATTGTCCCTGGGAACGCCGCTGGTATGGGCGACGTCCAGGTATTTCACGGCCGGCTTCAGAACCATCCCTTCGGAGAACTGGTCGACCATGCCGCGCTGGATCTCCTGCCACGGCGTCTGGTGCTTGGGGTAGTGATAGCCGCCATCGCTCTCCAGCTCGGCGCGCCGCCTGGCAAGCTCTTCATCGCTGATCAGCATGTTGGCGGTGGCCTTGCGCAAGTCGATGCGCACGCGGTCGCCCGTCTTGAGC is part of the Mesorhizobium loti genome and encodes:
- a CDS encoding chromate resistance protein ChrB domain-containing protein codes for the protein MPSTTAITVSQLSRLVGLPGAPAIVDVRIDEDFDADPRLLPASVRRDFKTVSTWASDFAGKPVVVVCQKGRKLSQGVAAWLRHGGIPAETLEGGFEAWRDADALLVRTDKLPPRDEKGRTVWVTRARPKVDRIACPWLIRRFIDPRPVFLFVEAAEVPAVADRFQAEPFDIDNVFWSHRGERCTFDTMIEEFGLESAALDRLAVIVRAADTASLDLVPQAAGFLAASLGLSRMFRDDLEQLEAGMLLYDAFFRWCRDATEETHNWPGAGKPS